A region of Desulfuromonas thiophila DNA encodes the following proteins:
- a CDS encoding DUF5320 domain-containing protein: MPRGDRTGPQGMGSRTGRGLGYCSGSNAPGYASGAGFGAGRGLAGRGMRRGGCGPGFGAGFGRGWTALPPAGDAPATDNRRQQRIAQLEAELAELRCQNRQGD, translated from the coding sequence ATGCCTCGCGGAGATCGTACAGGACCACAGGGAATGGGCAGCCGCACCGGCCGCGGACTGGGATACTGCAGCGGCAGCAATGCCCCCGGCTATGCCAGCGGTGCCGGCTTCGGTGCCGGCCGCGGCCTTGCGGGCCGTGGCATGCGCCGTGGTGGCTGCGGCCCCGGCTTCGGTGCCGGTTTCGGGCGCGGCTGGACCGCCCTGCCCCCAGCCGGTGATGCGCCCGCCACCGACAACCGGCGCCAGCAGCGCATTGCCCAGTTGGAGGCCGAGCTGGCCGAGCTGCGTTGCCAGAACCGCCAGGGTGACTAA